The DNA segment ccctctgctGACAGCCAGGCCCTGCTTCATACCTCCTTCTGGGTACAGGTTTTGGGCCAGTACTTGAGCAGTCCCCGGATGACCTGCGGGAGGCGAGGCAGGAAGGAGTCAGACCTGTGGGGGCGGGGGCCTGCCCGTGCCCCCAGAGGTACTCACATGCTCTGTCAAGGTGGCATCCTTCTCCAGGAACTGCACCACACAGTATGCCAGCTGCAGGGGGCACAGGCAGAGAGAAAGGCGACAGGGGTCAGGAGGGGACCAGGACAGGGTGCCAGACGTTTGCTCATTCACTGTGAGCAATGGTCAGTAAATGCTCTCACTCACCGAGCATTTACTGACCTAGGGTGTGGCAGGCACCATGTTTAGTGCGCAGGGACACAGCAATGATCTCAGGGGAAACACTCAGAAAACTAGTCCTCGTAGTTTTAGAAAAGGTTCCCCTATCGCAATCTGTATCGTGATCTGCACGAATTGTGAAGAACtgagggagggggctggcaggTCTTCAGAGAGCTGATGTCTGAGATGGGCCTTAGAGGGTCACGGGGGTTCGCTAAGGTAGATGGAACAGAATCAGTCAAGAAAGCGGGGAGGGAGGACCCCATGAGTTCCTGCTTTAATGTGGCTGCAGTCAGAGTGTCAGGCTGACCCTACAGGCCAGGGTGGGTGCCCTGACTCTGTCAGGAGCTCCCTGCTACGGCAGGGCCAGGCCTGCATCTTACCTGGGCGTGAAAGACAGACAGCGACTTGACCGAGTGCAGGGGAATCAGGACCCGAACCAGGAACTGCTTGTGCTCGGTCTTCAGGGGCAGCGCAAAGCCATTGATGATGCTGAGAAGGGGGCAGGAGAGATGAGGAGGATTGAGAGGACCAGGCCTCAGGGTCCCCTCCCAAGTCCCGCTGCTccagctgaggcccagggagagtCACCTTCCTAAGATCTCCAGCAGCTCAGCCACGCCATTGAAGTGTTCAAGTTCATAGATGAACCTTcgagaggaagagaaagacacgGAGAGGCTCAAGGCTACTGGAGCAGGCCCAGCCCCCCTCAGCCATCCCGCCTGCCCACCCCGACCCTCCGCATCAATCCGGCTCTCTCCCAACCCGGAGGCCGTGCTCCCTTCCCAACACCCCACACCAGGCCCCACTTCAAGATCCACACCCACCGCTGTATCAGCTTTCTCAGCCCCGCCACCTGTGCCACTCTGGGTCCCAGCTCAAAGTTCTTTTCTATGAAGCATTCCACCTCATCTCCTCCTGCTCCAGACGCTACCCATCATGAGCCGGTGCCCATCCAGGCACCCACCCTGACCTGCTCTTCATGACAACCACCCAAAAGAATGACAAACACTTAGAGCATCTATTCTGTGCTATGTATTCCTCACAATTACCCCAGGAGGTGGTGCTTATTCAACCCATTAACAGATGAAGGAATCAAGGCTCAGTTCAATGAAACATGCTTCAAAGTTAATAAGCAGGAGCTCTAATAGACTCTGAGCTCCTGGAGAACAGGGATCATGCCTCACCTACTCGGGAGCTACCAACGATACCCGCTAATGTTTCAGAGTTCCAGCCTTGGTTCAGGAGTATACTGAGCGCCTTGCAGGCACTGCGTCATTTCGTCTCGATGGCTATCCCTGCGTTCGTATAGCTACCATTCCCATTCTAGAGCTGAAGGAACTAGGAGAAAacttaaataacttgcccaagttcacccAAATTTTTGACCCAAACTCAAACAGAGGTCATCTAGCTCAAGAGCCAGTCTCAGCTACCAGGCCATACGGGTCCCTGATGCCCAGTGAGCACTGGTGCTCACTACACATTTGCAGGAAGAATCTCTCTCTTTGGGCCTTTGTGGTTTGGTACAGCAAGGATCAAAAAATTTAGATCCTGGGTTCCCTGAACAGACCTAGTCCCTGCAAACTACTTCATCTCTtggcctccgtttcctcatctggaaataaATACCCTTTCTCTCCTGATCTCACAGGATTTGTATGAGCAATATTATGCAATATGTTGCCAAGGAAAACTCAATAAACCAGAGTTCCATAAGGCCCCCCCGAACCCAcagctctctccctccctccccaggtgtCAGCCGGGCAGGCAGAGGGCACCCACCGGAGGAAGATGTGGCTGCACTGTTTGCGGATGTAGGCCCGGAGCCCCAGGAACTTGCCGTAGACCCGATGCAAGATGGTCTTGAGGTACTCGCGCTCCCGGGGGTCCTCGCTATCAAACAGCTCCAGGAGCTGTGGGACCCGGGGTCCGGGGTTAGGAAAAGGCCAGGCCAGAGGGCTTCTGTCCTCTCCCCTCACTCCTAAGACAACCTGTCCCTGCCCCGTGACACCACCCGGCCAGGGCTTCCCACTTCACCATCAGGACAAACTTTTGATCCACGTATCTCTTGGCCACGGAGGGCTGGAAGTCTGGGCTCTCCAAGAAACGCAGGAAAAACTCATAgaccagctgggggaggggacagacaAAAAGGTGAGTTCGGGATCAGCCTCCCCCATTCACCCTGCCCTCTGGCCCTCATCCAACAGTCCAGGACCTCAGCAGACCCTCTACCCTCTCCTCAGATCTCTTCTGAAACTCAGATCCCCGTCTTCCCCCAGCATCATACCTGAAGATGTGGCCATGAAGGCTCAAGGTTAGGCTCATCCTCTTCAGGGTCAAATTCAGGGTTCTCACTGGGTGGCAGGGTCCGGAAGATATTCACTGAGATCTGAGGGGCAGAGTCGGGGTTCTTTAAGGAAGAGCCCTTTGAGGCAGATGCCAAGACATTCCTCACTCAAAGCTGCATGGGCCTTGGCACCTGCCACAGCAAGAGACTCACAGCTTGGCGATCTCTGCCTGAACACCTAGTTCATGGAaggcctgggccaggggctggggacccagggagGACGAGACACATCCCTGCCCCTCTGTGGGGTGCTGTCCACCAGGGAGGACTAGATGGAAAGCGCTAAGGTCTACGGACACTCTAAGCAGCGGAAGGGAGCTTCCTAGCTTGGGCACTGAGAGGCTTCATGGAAGAGGCAGGAACTGAGCCCGGCCATGGCAGTAAGACGTGGAGGACGTGCTGGAGGAGAGTAGAAGTCAAAGTGCAAGGCAGGACAAGCCCAGGAGGCACAGAGTGACCTACGCTGgctggtgctgggcagctgtggggctgggatgggcagggaggcaggaagatgTGGGCCTTGAGGTTTTCTATTCCCTGGGGCCAGCAGCGGGGTTCCTGTGCCCGCCAAGGCCTCCCCAGAGGACTCACCATGCGGATGATGTCTGGGTAGACGGGCTCAATGAGGACTCCCCGGGTGCTCCCCACACACTCCACTAGCTCATTGAGCGCCGCCCTCTTCACCTCCTTCCCCTTCAGGTCAGCCACACAGTCCAAGAAGTCAAACATCACCCCACACTGGGCCAGCTTCCGGCTCAGCAGCTCATGCAGCTCAGAAGCTGGCACatctgggaggaaggaggaggctgaGCCCGGGCTCCAGCTGCCACAGCTCTGGGCAGGGGTGCGCCCTCCTCATCCCTAGGGCAGCCTCCTCTACCCCCAGACCCCACGTTTTGTGCCATGCCCCACTCCCTGTGGAGAGCAAACAACTTCTGTCCCATCCTCTGTTCTTGGGAAGTAAAGGAGCTTCATTTACTTCCTCCCAACCTAGGCTCAGAGAACCTGATGGCCTGAATTTGAAGCAAGGTAACAGACCCTGGATGTCCGGGCTTTCCACAGGTGCCCCAAACAGCCACTGCCTCCCTCTTATAGGTGGCACTCTGTTCTAAGAGCGAGAAGTGGGGAGAAGGGCCAGGATGGAGGATCTCTGGGGCCCCCTTTGCCTCAGCCAGTTGGGTCCTGTAGCCAAGAGGTGGGGGGACCACACGGTGATTGCAGGGAGCCAGGCTAAGCACCTGCTCCAGGACCCTGGCAGCAGCTGGGCTGCTAGTGGCCTCCTGGAACCCAGGCTGTAGGCCCCACCCTTGGCCCTGGTCTGCCCCCCAGGGTGGCGCCACCTCCAGATGCCCCACCTCCAGATGCCCCACCTCCAAGGATGACAGGCCAGTCAGGCCATGCGTCAGCAGAGAGGGCTagagggctggggggtgggggtcagctCAGATGCTAGAGTCCCTCACTGGGAAGGTGCCATTCAGATTCCCTCTGATCACAGCTGCCAGCTGCTTCTACcaccccattcccccaccccgAGGGCTCGCAtgcaccaccccccacccccaggtcgcAGGTACTCTCGCAGCCAGCAGCCAGGCTCACCTTTGAGCAGGGGCAGTGGAGTGAGTTCTTGCTGGTTGCTCTGATAGCGGAACTGAGAAGAGCTATGGGACCGCCGGGGCCGGGCCCTGCGGAGGGAACGGCGGGAGAAGCCGTCCACCTTGTCGGGTGGGGGCACAGGGGACAGCCCTGGGGAAGAGGGGCTGGTGGGGGTGCTCGCAGGGGGCAGCTTCGTCTCCATGGCGGCCAGGCGGCAGGTCAAGCATTCAGCGCCCCTGAGGTTCCCTCTGGGCCCAGAGGATGCTGAGTGAGGCTGGGCTGACTAACTTGGGTCCATCCTGTGTGGTGGGTGGGGGGGGCCACAACCACAGTCCTGGGCCCCCCCCCCAAGGGCCTTCGGCAACTGCCCAGTTCTGGGGGACAAGCGCGGTAGAGAGGAGGATGGCTCAGGTTTCAGGATCTTCCTGGGGGTCCCTGGGGGTCCGAGGAGTCAGTCCACTTAGGGTTCCCACCCTGGCTCTTTCGAAGAAGTCAGGGCAGAGCAGTTggcaagaaagagacagagagagcccATCAGTTCTTTCAGGACAGCGTGTGGGGCTGCTGCTCAGTGTCCAGGTCCTCTTCCCTGCAAACCTTGCTCAGACCCTAAGCAGAGGTACAGCCCACTCCCCGAGGGGACCCgtccctcccttctcccagaCCAAAAGGCCCCTGGCTCCAAAACAACCCCACTCGAAATAGGGCCTCTCCCCTAAGCCAGACCCTACCTAGAATGGGACCCGGTTCCTGCTCCACTAATCCGGGTCACCAGGGACTTCCCCAAGAATGGGAGCCGGGTGCCCATGCCACCTCCTTCCTAAAACCCGGCACCCTCCCCCACCTCGGCTTCTTCTTCACCCCCAAATCTCATCTGGACCCCGGGTGGCGGGGACACTCACTTCTCAGAAGCCCAGACTTTGGTCGCcgacccccccttccccccccctgAACTGCGGGTGGGGCGGGGAGCGGCTGTTCAGGGCCCCTTCGCAGCGGTTCGGTTCGGGGCGCTGGCGCTGGGCGGCGGCGCTCCTGGGTTCTCTCTCCGGTTCCGGGGGGGCCGGGGCATACCCCTAACTCAGCCCCGGGTCGGGGCGCGGGCGCCTGGGGGCTCGCTGGCCGAGGCAGCGCGCAGACCTCTCCTTAAGTCGTGGGACCCGACCCGCGCGGCACCGCGGGAGCCCTGGCTCTGTGCGCACCGGCACCCGCCGCCCAGCTGCTCACGATGACATCAAGTCACCTCCCCCAGTCGGCCCGCACATCCCCGCgggtttggggggcggggggggggggggcgctgcgtCAGGAAGTTCCCGCCGGGGGCAGCTGGGAGATGTAGTCCCGACACCGCTTAAAGCGGGCGGGCTACCTGACCAAAGGGGTAATCCCTGCGGGCGCCCGGGCACCAGACTGAAGCAGAGCGGGATGGGTCCAACTGGGGCTGGGCTCCTGGGTTCTGGAAGGGAGACcgcaggaggagagaggaagactcAGGAGTCTGCACCAAGAAGCTGCAGGTGATGCCAGGACTTTGGCAGGAAAGCGGCCCAATCTTATGTCGGGCTCAAAGATTGGGCCTGCCCCAGGCATTCCACCCCCCAGGGAGCTCCATCTTCCTCTCAGAAGGGCTGGACACTTCAAATGGTAGCAAACGGCATCGGACTGGTTAATAGTCTGCAGTGAGCCAGCGCCTGCTGGGAGGGGTGTGGTGCCCCCAAGCCTGCTGGGAAATGCAGTCCTTCCTCAGGCCTGCAGTCCCCCTCCCATCCCTTGCCGTCTAAGGTGACATCATACTCTGGGTTTAAAGGGCCAGCCTAGGAGCAGCAACCCATCAGAGCAGGAGGTGCTCCTTGGTGCTGTCACCCGACGACCCCAGGCAAGCTGGCCTCTCTGGATGGAACTCTCAGCCTTTAGGGCCCTAAGATGTGCTACGGGGGTCTCATGTCCAAAACCGGCCTGCAGGGTATCCAAGGCATGAGTGGAAGCCCATGAGTTTGGCATTCCTGCCAAAAGTTCCCAGCTTGCAGTCCTGGGCCCCCTTCCTAGCACCCTGGCCCCCAACATCCATCATTCCCCTGGACTCAGTTCCCTACACTTCGCTGTGAAATCCCCACGCGGAAGCTTGGCCTGGATGAACAACTGGTCTGCGGGAGCATCAGGAGTGGGCAGTGAGCCCTGGCAATGGAGTCGGGGAGGGGGCTGTGGCCCTCTTCAGGGTCTTCCTCACCCTGCCTTAGGCCTTGTTGACCGCTCAGTGCCCCTGTAGAACCACCCAGCCAccttctgggctgcagagggagGCTGGGTGCCCCAGAGATGCCCACCGGCTAGAGCCATAAACCAAAGGCCACACTTTAGCCAGGCTGAGATCCAGGACTGAACACTTTGCTCCACAGGCCTTGTCCCTCTGGCCTTTGgtgtcctcatctgtcaaatgaaaaTTCACAATCTCCTTCTTGCCCACTTCCCAGGCTCAGGAGATGAAGACTCTCCCATGGCCCTGCAGAAAAAAgcggggcgtgggggtggggggagcaggccCACCAAGCCTTCTACAACCGGTCGAagaccctgaggcccagagaggaaaagTGCGTTGCCCAAGGTTATTAGCCTATCGTCAGAAGCTGGCACCACAGCCCaggcccccacctcccagcctaaGTCAGGAGGACACCAgctccagctccccaccccaggTCCCCCGAGGACTAGCGCCCTGGACTCTTGAGGGTCTCCAGGCCAGGTTGGCCGTGGAGGGTGGGTGCTTTGTACAAAGGGCGAGCTCAGTTTGAGGACTGGGGCACGGAAGGTTGGAGGCCAGAGGTTAAAACTTCTTGGATCTGAAAATAGTTACAATGTTACATGAGGGGTGGagagttgggttttgtttgtttgtttgtttgttttttagggttgcacctgcagcatatggaagttcccaggctagggttcaaattggagctgcacctgctggcctacaccacagccacggcaaacaTATCCAAACCGCGTCTTCAGCCTACAAtgtggctcacggcaacgccggatccttaacccacagagtgaggctagggatcaaacctgcatcttcatggttactagtcgggttcattaccactgagccacaaatgggaattctgaaaattatttttgcagtcatctttattgagatatcaCTCACATTCCATAAAATTTACACATTTTGGTGTTATTGTTTAATGagtataaaatttccattttgcaagatgaaaaaattgaGGAGATtagttgcacaacagtgtgaaaaaaaaaatatatatatatatataatttatttatttatttttagggctgcatctgtggcatagggaagtttccaggctaggagctgaatcagagctacagctgccaacctgaatcacagctacagcagctaagatctgagctgcatttgcaacctacaccacagctcacagcagtaccagatccttaacccactgagcagggccagggatggaacccacatcctcatggatactagtcgggtttgtttccactgagccacaaagggaactcaacGGTGTGAATATGCTTAACCCTACTGAATTGTACTTTTACAAATGGCTGAGACAGGagctcccagtgtggctcagcagtaacaagactgactagtatccacgaggaagtgggtttgatccctggccccactcagtgggttaaggttccagcgttgctgtgagctgtggtgtaggtggcagatacagctctgatctggcgctgttgtggctgtggtgtaggccagtgttgcagctccaatttgacccccagcctgggaacttccatatgctgagggtatggccctgaaaagaaagaaagggggaaagaaagagagaaagaaagcagaaatggcTAAGATGATAAAATTTATCATGTACACTTTACCATGATTCAGACAAAATGCAAAATCCAGGCCCTCCGCCGTCTCCAAGTGAAAAGCCGCAGCCCCCCCACACCTTCCATAATCACTTTTACGTCTATCCTGATCTCACTGAGGAAATTCCCAGAGGGGCTTCTCCTGGGTGGGCCAttcctggggaagggagagagcacGTGGTTTGCCTGATAAGTTTCTGTCTAATCGGATGTGGGGATACCCTCCGAGAAGCCCTACAAAGCCTGGCCTTCCCCCCTTTTCATTCTTTGAGGAGGAACCCCGGCCCTACGCTTCCCCAGACCCTTGAGTTCACTGAGATCCATGGTCCAGCGCCCAGAGCCAGTgtatctgttgcatttctgtggCGTCCACCGCATGTTGTCTGGGGAGGTGGCAGGAAGGATCTTTCTATCCCTCTGAGACCTGTCTActttgctgctgtgacacagacaCTGCACTGTGTCCCGGCCACAGAGGGAATCAAGCTTAAGAGTCAACCCACAGGCACCCACTTCTGAGAGACAGATGTGGCCCCTAGTAAAGTTTTAATGAAAGATAGGACACGCGTGCCGCCTCAGGGGCAGGAAGCAAACCTAGGAAGCAGGCATCTCAGATTTGAGGTCTGGACATTGGAAATGGCCCCGTGTCCCCACCCCTTGTGTGTAGTGCTCTCAATTCCCACTGCTGGGGAGTGGTAGCTCCCTCCTAGACTGAATATAAGGACACTTTTTCCTAGACTCCAGAATCTGCCCTTCTAATCCCACTGCCTTTGGGAGGAGAAGTGATGCTTGTTCATTCACTTGCTCCACAGGCACCGAGGCACGCAGCCTCAGTATCCTTTCCTGTAAAACGGGGATGTTAATAGTGCCTCCTGGGAGATCCCTTCGCAGCACAGTGGTtaccaaacccgactaggatccatgaggttgcgggttccatccctggccttgctcagtgggttaaggatccaatgttgccgtgagctgtggtgtaggtcgcagacacggctcggatctgtggtgtaggccagcaggtgcagctccgattcaacccctagcctgggaacctccatatgccgcaggtgcggccctaaaaagaaaaagaaaaaaaatagtgcctcCCTATGAGCCTGTGTGGTAAAAAGCAGATGAGGTCATGCACATGGAGTGACACGTCCAGGGCCCAGGACAGCCCACAGGCTCCATTCATGATGTCTCTTATTTCTCCTAACTAATAAATACTCAGTGAACCCAACTCTGCCCCTGGCCTATCACAGGGGTCAGGCAGATCTCTTGATTCATTTCACAAGCATTTTCTGAGCAGCCATCCTATTAGCCAGGCTCCTAGGACAGGGGGGGTCTTAGCGTTTCCCACAATTCTCTGAGGCTGTTCCACAGTCTCTCCCAGGTAAGGAGCTGTCCCGCCTATGAGCCCAACCCCAGGTTAAGAGCGATTTAAAACAGGCTTACAACAGGAGCAGCTTAAATAAGACTTGCTTGAAGCCACACAGAGCTGGCACTGGAATCTTGATCCCTGCCCCTCAGGCCAGAGGGGCTGCCCTCGCTTCAGGCTGAATTTTGGCTTTAGACTGCAGTCCATCTCCCTGGTAAAGCTAAAATGGAATTATAATTCCATCTTCAGTCATCATGATGTTAGGGTCTTGTATGACCAAACTTGTGGAGCAGGGCtgggcaaactttttctgtaaaggaccagaaaataaattattaggcTTTGTAGGCCTCTGTCTCAAGTACTCAACCCTGCTATGGTAAGAAAGGAGCCCTAGAGAATACTTATTCAAACAAGCACGGCTGTGTAACACTAAAACTTTATTTGTGGACACACTAGTGAAGTTCATATGATTTTCACATCATGAAATCTTacccatttgggttttttccaacTCTTGGAatatgtaaaaaccattcttagctcaagGGTGATACCAAACAATAAATCTCTGCTCAAGGGGGTTGGAATCCATcctttgtgttttggttttttgttttgttttgggtttgtttgtgttttttgttttttgtttttggctgctccagcagaatgtgaaagttccccaggccagggattgaaccagcaccccagcagtgacccaagcaattacagtgacaacactggatccttaacctactgcggcacaagagaactccactaTTGAGTTTTAGGATTTGGGATGTAAaaaattgttgttattattattgttgttgttgttgctgttgtcgtTACAGGGAGGGGCCAGAGGCCTGGCCAACTACAGGGAGAAGGGATGATCAGTTAATCTGTCCCACATTTCAGGTGAGGAGTGGAAGACAAGACGTCCTTCATGATGCTTTCTGtttaaatcagtttttcttttctgtaaaatagtGACAATGATCTCTATCTTAGAAGATCGTTGTGAAGGTTGAATGAGATAAAGGAAGGTAAGGCGTTTTATAAAATGCAAGTGTTTATTCACTTAATCTTTCTAAAGATGCGAGCTGGGGCTCTCGCACTGACTATTCTTCTGGAAAGCGCACAGCGAAGTTGGATGGGATACTGTCCCTTTAAATCCTTCCCAACTACCTCAAGTACTAGTTGGACGAGTCGGCACATGCGCATTCCTTTGCGGGGCTGGTACCTCAAGCCACAACACCCTTCCCAGAGCCCTTAGGAGAGAGGTTAAAGGTCCTCCCACACAGAATTTATACGCAAGCGTAAATCAAGACTGGGAGCCCTATAGCGTACCGCGAGCCCAGTCTCTTTTTCGCGCCTCAAGGCTCCGCCCCCGCGGCCAATCAGGAGGACTCGCCCTTCCCAGTGGCCAATGGCAGTGAGCTTGGGGGGCGTGGTCGGGCGTCCGGGGGTGCGGCCTGGCGCTAAGAGAAGCGGCGGGGTGAGCCGGGGGCTCTAGTGAACAGCGCAACCGGACGGGGAACGCTGGCGGGCGGCAAGCGGAGGTGGCCCGGGCCCGGCGCTCTCCGAGATGTCACgatggctgtggccatggtcaAACTGTGTGAAAGAGCGGGTCTGCCGCTACTTACTGCACCACTACTTGGGTCACTTCTTCCAGGAGCACCTCAGCCTGGACCAGCTCAGCCTCGATCTGTACAAGGGCAGCGTTGCCCTGAGGGATATACATCTGGAGATCTGGGTGAGGATTCAGGCCGGAGCCCTGGAAGGGTCCGAACGGGGCGGAGGGGGCGCAGCGACCTGAGGCTCCTTGTGAAAGAATCGGACTAGGGGACCAGGCACCGGGGTGGAGAGGCCTTGGGCGTCCAGCCCCTTCCAGGGGTCACAGGGACCCCAGCTGATCGCCTCTAGAGCCAGAAGCTGTACGGGAAGGGGGTCCCTGCCTCTGCTTCacaggaggggaaactgaggctgaggatTGGGATGTCACTCATCTGGAGATAAGTGACAGAATAAGCACATCATGTTTGAGGCCCGAGTTGAGCACTTGGTGCCAATGGGGCttaggaaagggaggggagggatcaGAGGAACCAGGGGGCCTCTGTTGGGACCAGGCCAGGGAAGTGACAGAGTTGGGGCATATCGCTGGTTAGGGGAGTCTGGCAGAGGTCCAGGACCCTGCTGAGGGCACCTGTGGGAAAGGTGCCCTGACCTCAACCCCACGACCCTGGGCCCAGTGGTTGGGGTTCACCGCGGGATATGTATGTCAACAACCGCGTCAGCACCAGTGTTGATCAACACTTTGTGTGGCTGCCTCGCTGCCTACTTCCTGCtttggagagagtgggatggaccaaGTTGGTGTTTGGGGAGGGGCTTAGGCATCCGGCATCCCCACCTAGAGGAAAGCCCTCGGAGAAAGGTGGAGAGGCCTGGCCTCAGGCAGAGAAGAGTGACGttggggaagcagagaggagtAAAGTCTGGGTCAGGCCTGAGCCTGGGGGCTGTGACTCACCGTTCAGCTGACCTGGGAAGTTGCAAAGGAGCCACTGCTTAGAGGCACCAGACCGGGTCTGGCACTGGGTCAGCCCCCCAGTCCAAAGTAACAGGGGTGGGCATGGAATCAGGGGCTTCTCAGTCTTCTGGGGGAGCAGACAGGGTGCTCAGCCTTAATACAGTCTGGGCAGGAGAAGCCGGCCTTCCTGAGCGGAGACTCCTGAGTCCGGAGTTGGTGGCACTTCTTGCCTGTGAATCCCAGTGCAGGTGACCTtttctgacctctgacctcagcCTCTTTCTATGttcccacccaccctgccctctGGTTAGGGATTTAATTGGCTCCTAGCTAGGCTGCTTTTCTCTTGGCCTCCAGGGAGGGCTTGGGCCGAAGTGGATTGGTGCTTTCCCAGTATGCCAGCCCTTCCTCCCAGCTGCCTGGCCTGCAGTTCCCCAGAGTGCCTGGGACCCCAGGAGAGGATGAGGAATGAGGCATGGGTCTCAGTCCCTGTCCCCATAGTATACAGGGTGACGAGCCTAGTCCCAGAAGTGTTCCATCTGTGGCTCTCTGAGTGAGGAATTTGGACTTGATCTCTTTGGGTCTCCTGGTTCTGTCATGTATCTAATTCATGGGTCCAGCAAGTGTTTACTGAGGCCCTCTCTGGGGGGCACCACACAGAGTGCCTGGAGTCACTCCGAGAAGGCAGGTGGGCTCCTGCCTGCGGGGAGCTCCCAGACTGGTGGGGGTACATCTCCCCTATCAGAAACCAGAGCTGTGCCTCAGAGAGAGGGACCGTGACATCATGTGTCTCTGGAGCTAGGGGCCCGCTCCCACTCAGGTCAcacccctgcctgcctctcctggaCTCTCTCCTAAACTCCATCTCACCCGGGTGCGCGGGGGTGCTGCCACTCTCAGCaaggcctttgcacgtgctgtcCCCGTGCGGGGCTCCTTCTTCGTCCCTCAGCTCTTCCCTCTTCTGGTTGGAGAGACTGCGCACCATGTGTAGGGAACAATGGTGCAAAGACTGTACCTTGTACTAGGTAGCAAGGGCGTCCTCCAAGCAGGACCAGCCAGACAGAGAGCAGCGCCAGGGAGCCAGCTGGCTCTGGGGCTCCCCTGAGCTGGCTTTGTCTCCTGCCTGCTCCCAGTCGGTGAATGAGGTGCTGGAGTCAA comes from the Phacochoerus africanus isolate WHEZ1 chromosome 4, ROS_Pafr_v1, whole genome shotgun sequence genome and includes:
- the PPP2R5B gene encoding serine/threonine-protein phosphatase 2A 56 kDa regulatory subunit beta isoform, with protein sequence METKLPPASTPTSPSSPGLSPVPPPDKVDGFSRRSLRRARPRRSHSSSQFRYQSNQQELTPLPLLKDVPASELHELLSRKLAQCGVMFDFLDCVADLKGKEVKRAALNELVECVGSTRGVLIEPVYPDIIRMISVNIFRTLPPSENPEFDPEEDEPNLEPSWPHLQLVYEFFLRFLESPDFQPSVAKRYVDQKFVLMLLELFDSEDPREREYLKTILHRVYGKFLGLRAYIRKQCSHIFLRFIYELEHFNGVAELLEILGSIINGFALPLKTEHKQFLVRVLIPLHSVKSLSVFHAQLAYCVVQFLEKDATLTEHVIRGLLKYWPKTCTQKEVMFLGEMEEILDVIEPSQFVKIQEPLFKQVARCVSSPHFQVAERALYFWNNEYILSLIEDNCHTVLPAVFGTLYQVSKEHWNQTIVSLIYNVLKTFMEMNGKLFDELTASYKLEKQQEQQKARERQELWQGLEELRLRRLQGTQGAKEAPLQRPTPPVATSGGQS